The genomic region CAAGTTCCATCCGATGTTCTGCGGCACGGCCTTCAAGAACAAGGGCGTTCAGCCTTTGCTCGACGCCGTTGTCGACTACCTGCCTTCGCCGCTCGACATTCCTTCGATCGCTGGCATCGACGTGAAGACAGAACTCGAAATTGCCCGTCATCCTTCGGATGAAGAGCCGCTTTCGATGCTCGCCTTCAAGATCATGAACGACCCCTTCGTCGGTTCGCTCACCTTTGCCCGTATCTACTCCGGCAAGCTCACAAAGGGCACGGCGGTGATGAACACGGTCAAGGAAAAGCGCGAGCGCATCGGCCGCATGCTGCAGATGCACTCGAACTCCCGTGAAGACATCGAAGAAGCCTTCGCCGGCGACATCGTTGCTCTCGCAGGCCTCAAGGAAACCACAACGGGCGACACGCTTTGCGATCCGTTGCACCAGGTTATCCTCGAGCGCATGGAATTCCCCGAGCCGGTCATCCAGATCGCCATCGAGCCGAAGACCAAGGGCGACCAGGAAAAGATGGGCCTCGCGCTCAACCGCCTGGCTGCTGAAGATCCTTCTTTCCGCGTCAAGACGGACGAAGAATCGGGCCAGACGATCATTGCCGGCATGGGCGAATTGCACCTCGACATCCTCGTCGACCGCATGCGCCGCGAATTCAAGGTAGAAGCCACCGTCGGTGCGCCGCAGGTTGCCTACCGCGAAACCATCACGAAGAAGCACGAAGAAGACTACACGCACAAGAAGCAGTCCGGTGGTACCGGCCAGTTCGCGCGCGTCAAGATCGTCTTCGAACCGAACCCTGATGGCGACGAATTCAAGTTCGAATCCAAGATCGTTGGCGGCTCTATTCCGAAGGAATATATCCCGGGCGTTCAGAAGGGCATCGAAAGCGTCATGTCGTCCGGTCCGCTTGCTGGCTTCCCGATGCTCGGCGTCAAGGCTACCCTCATCGACGGTGCCTTCCATGACGTCGACTCCTCGGTCCTCGCCTTCGAAATCGCCTCCCGCGCCTGCTTCCGTGAAGCGGCAAAGAAGGCTGGCGCTCAGCTTCTCGAGCCGATGATGAAGGTCGAAGTCGTTACGCCTGAAGATTACGTCGGCGACGTCATTGGCGACCTGAACTCGCGTCGTGGTCAGATCCAGGGCCAGGAAAGCCGCGGTATTGCCGT from Rhizobium tumorigenes harbors:
- the fusA gene encoding elongation factor G, with the protein product MAREYKIEDYRNFGIMAHIDAGKTTTTERILYYTGKSHKIGEVHDGAATMDWMEQEQERGITITSAATTTYWKGRDGKTRRFNIIDTPGHVDFTIEVERSLRVLDGAIALLDANAGVEPQTETVWRQAEKYNVPRMIFCNKMDKTGADFYRSVEMIKTRLGAIAVVMQLPIGAESDFIGVIDLVEMNALIWRDESLGAQWDVTEIPEDMKAKAQEYREKMIEQVVDIDEAATEAYLEGIMPDNEKIRELVRRGTIDVKFHPMFCGTAFKNKGVQPLLDAVVDYLPSPLDIPSIAGIDVKTELEIARHPSDEEPLSMLAFKIMNDPFVGSLTFARIYSGKLTKGTAVMNTVKEKRERIGRMLQMHSNSREDIEEAFAGDIVALAGLKETTTGDTLCDPLHQVILERMEFPEPVIQIAIEPKTKGDQEKMGLALNRLAAEDPSFRVKTDEESGQTIIAGMGELHLDILVDRMRREFKVEATVGAPQVAYRETITKKHEEDYTHKKQSGGTGQFARVKIVFEPNPDGDEFKFESKIVGGSIPKEYIPGVQKGIESVMSSGPLAGFPMLGVKATLIDGAFHDVDSSVLAFEIASRACFREAAKKAGAQLLEPMMKVEVVTPEDYVGDVIGDLNSRRGQIQGQESRGIAVVINANVPLANMFKYVDNLRSMSQGRAQYTMTFDHYSPVPSNVATEIQAKYSGQK